In a single window of the Azospirillum sp. B510 genome:
- a CDS encoding tetratricopeptide repeat protein has protein sequence MEPTTQHAVELYRAGKIEQALTVLDAVLAVRPQDWMARNTRGVVLCRLGRANETVSIFTRLLTIDPTFTEGWFNLALAHRALGDTMAAADHLRKAVKLQPAQPLFSTELGSLLHGQGLLGAAANHLRRIILLHPDQASGYLNAAVSLMSDAWYGDAEALLRQGLQLDPQNADMAMRLGQVLLSCGRSAEAKAVLKPLAQRLPGHGEIAQSLERAQLSAGISAEASRTDGAPDGIVVRGPFSVLSGYGDLAQRFVRQMAGQGAALRLLGLTGAESWRPPEGNADAPIRPRAALSFLTPMLVEPIPGVPTVNYTMFEGTRIPKSWARANAAHDLVVVPTESSRQAWLETGHPDDRLRVCPPGIHVHPGDEADPPRSILAPTGRPIADYRVRILNISDFIARKNIDGLLRVWLRATSANDDAILILKLGKGGPTLQQEFAQLLQQTARMVGRRFEEAAPIAALMGRYDESGISTLYQLATHYWSMSHGEGWDLPMTRAGAKGLGLIAPRNSAYAAYLDDEIAHLIPCTTGPAYMPYSKAIYPPFQGIDWWNPDEDVASDFLIGLLRDKIQIKSPKIQILERFSWDFRAHNLLKIL, from the coding sequence ATGGAACCGACCACACAGCACGCTGTCGAGCTTTACCGCGCCGGCAAGATCGAACAGGCCTTGACTGTTCTGGATGCAGTCTTGGCCGTCAGGCCTCAGGACTGGATGGCGCGCAACACACGCGGTGTCGTGCTGTGCCGGTTGGGGCGAGCGAACGAGACCGTGTCAATCTTCACCCGTCTCCTGACGATCGACCCCACCTTCACCGAAGGCTGGTTCAATCTGGCGCTCGCCCATCGCGCGCTGGGCGACACCATGGCCGCCGCGGACCACCTGCGCAAGGCGGTGAAGCTCCAGCCGGCCCAGCCGCTGTTCAGCACCGAGCTGGGATCTCTCTTGCATGGGCAGGGCCTGCTGGGGGCCGCAGCCAATCACCTGCGCCGCATCATCCTGCTTCATCCCGACCAGGCATCCGGCTATCTCAACGCCGCCGTGTCGCTGATGTCCGATGCCTGGTACGGCGATGCGGAAGCGCTGCTGCGCCAGGGCCTGCAACTCGATCCGCAGAATGCCGATATGGCCATGCGCTTGGGGCAGGTTCTACTCTCCTGCGGACGCAGTGCCGAGGCAAAGGCCGTGCTGAAGCCGCTGGCCCAGCGTCTTCCCGGCCATGGAGAGATCGCCCAGAGCCTGGAACGCGCTCAACTGTCCGCCGGCATTTCGGCCGAGGCCAGCAGAACAGACGGAGCACCGGATGGTATCGTGGTCCGGGGACCTTTTTCGGTCCTGTCGGGCTATGGTGATCTGGCGCAACGCTTTGTGCGCCAGATGGCCGGACAGGGAGCGGCGCTGAGGCTGCTCGGTCTGACCGGGGCGGAAAGCTGGCGCCCGCCGGAGGGCAATGCCGATGCCCCCATCCGTCCTCGCGCGGCTTTGAGCTTCCTAACCCCGATGCTGGTGGAGCCGATCCCCGGCGTGCCGACCGTCAACTACACCATGTTCGAGGGTACCCGCATACCGAAGAGCTGGGCACGGGCGAACGCCGCCCATGACCTGGTGGTGGTGCCGACGGAATCCTCGCGACAGGCTTGGCTTGAGACCGGCCATCCGGACGACCGGCTGAGGGTGTGCCCGCCGGGCATCCATGTCCACCCTGGCGATGAAGCCGACCCACCGCGCAGCATCCTCGCGCCAACCGGACGGCCGATCGCCGATTACCGCGTGCGCATCCTCAACATTTCGGACTTCATCGCGCGCAAGAACATCGACGGACTCCTGCGGGTCTGGCTGCGGGCGACGAGCGCCAATGACGATGCAATCCTGATCTTGAAGTTGGGTAAGGGTGGTCCGACCCTGCAGCAGGAGTTCGCGCAGCTTCTTCAGCAGACAGCCCGTATGGTCGGCCGCCGTTTTGAAGAAGCGGCGCCAATCGCCGCCCTGATGGGGCGTTATGATGAATCCGGCATCTCAACCCTTTACCAGCTGGCGACCCATTACTGGAGCATGTCGCACGGAGAAGGATGGGATCTGCCGATGACCCGGGCCGGCGCCAAGGGGCTGGGACTGATCGCGCCACGGAACAGCGCCTATGCAGCGTACTTGGATGATGAGATCGCCCATCTGATACCCTGCACCACGGGGCCGGCCTATATGCCTTACAGCAAGGCGATCTATCCGCCGTTTCAAGGTATTGATTGGTGGAATCCGGATGAGGATGTTGCATCAGATTTTCTGATTGGCCTTCTTCGAGATAAAATACAGATAAAAAGTCCGAAGATTCAGATATTGGAAAGGTTCAGTTGGGATTTTCGGGCACATAATCTTCTGAAGATCCTGTAA
- a CDS encoding tetratricopeptide repeat protein, with the protein MVTVAEALQVAVDHHRADRLGEAREIYRRILAVDGRNGQALHLLGLVERRLGNPDEGIALIRQAVAILHDFAEAHANLGNAYRAVGRVEDAAAAYRHSIAVNPGSAASYHLLGVLLCGQGGPRSQEQAIAALMRTRSLTPDNADVHHDLAIAHKQAVRLEQAAAGQRRALALRPDFTSAWMTLGNILTELGQRERALQAYQRSLRVQWASADTHYNYGNVLYTTGRLAEAAAHYRHAVDHGLAPALVREAAAFVDLGHDAEAEASLRAALTVPGSDVPSALEMLTTLFIRQKRLDEGRRFFSTFRHPHAPSPTTYAAECLTAIAEIDLEEGRNAEALALLNRVNSHGSRFFTVKSIAALRHTLAGMSLELKRPVNPDPSRPRVGSSSLATHGRFAHNVFEYMLVRLYAETYGLTLETPDWVGGYYFGLNDPRPTAPLRPLYFPRRIINELVDQPSGTPLTDCDILSPLGPYHYPERHRARIQSWFQPRPVWMPWVAPAVERLRALGNTVVALHIRRGDFVLFRYTITETAWYVDWLNGIWKDLDRPVLYIASDDPAIVQDFAAFHPVTLNDIAEPWAGLEYLQDFHVLANADILGVSAQSGFSRLAALLNTRARLFVEPDAEAGRVQPYSPWTPDDHPEQAS; encoded by the coding sequence ATGGTAACGGTTGCCGAAGCATTGCAGGTCGCGGTCGATCATCACCGGGCCGACCGCCTTGGCGAGGCTCGTGAAATCTACCGGCGGATCCTGGCTGTCGACGGCCGCAACGGGCAAGCCCTGCATCTGCTGGGGCTGGTGGAGCGGCGGCTGGGGAACCCCGACGAGGGGATCGCCCTGATCCGGCAGGCCGTCGCCATCCTGCATGACTTCGCCGAAGCCCACGCCAATCTCGGCAACGCCTACCGCGCCGTCGGCCGCGTCGAGGACGCGGCCGCGGCCTATCGCCACTCCATCGCCGTCAATCCCGGTTCCGCCGCAAGCTACCACCTGCTGGGTGTCCTGCTGTGCGGGCAGGGCGGTCCACGCTCGCAGGAACAGGCCATCGCCGCTCTGATGCGAACCCGCAGCCTGACACCCGACAATGCGGACGTTCACCACGATCTCGCCATCGCCCACAAGCAGGCGGTTCGGTTGGAACAGGCGGCGGCGGGGCAGCGTCGTGCCTTGGCCTTGCGGCCGGACTTCACGTCGGCCTGGATGACGCTGGGCAATATCCTGACCGAACTCGGCCAGCGGGAACGGGCGCTGCAAGCCTATCAGCGGTCGTTGCGGGTGCAATGGGCGTCGGCGGATACCCATTACAATTACGGCAATGTGCTCTACACGACGGGGCGTTTGGCGGAGGCGGCGGCCCATTACCGCCACGCCGTCGACCATGGATTGGCTCCCGCCCTGGTCCGGGAAGCCGCCGCGTTCGTCGATCTGGGGCATGACGCCGAGGCCGAGGCCAGCTTGCGCGCCGCCTTGACGGTGCCGGGCAGCGATGTGCCGAGCGCGCTTGAGATGCTGACCACGCTGTTCATCCGGCAAAAACGCCTGGATGAAGGGCGGCGCTTCTTCAGCACCTTCAGGCACCCGCATGCCCCGTCCCCGACCACCTATGCCGCGGAATGCCTGACCGCCATCGCCGAAATCGATCTTGAGGAAGGCCGCAACGCCGAAGCCCTGGCTCTCTTGAACCGGGTCAACAGCCACGGCAGCCGTTTCTTCACCGTCAAGTCGATCGCCGCCCTGCGCCATACATTGGCCGGGATGAGCCTGGAATTGAAGCGGCCGGTCAATCCCGACCCGAGCCGGCCGCGGGTCGGCTCCTCCTCGTTGGCGACACATGGCCGCTTCGCCCACAATGTCTTCGAATATATGCTGGTGCGGCTTTACGCCGAGACCTACGGCCTGACACTCGAGACCCCGGACTGGGTCGGCGGTTATTATTTCGGCCTCAACGATCCACGCCCGACGGCTCCGCTCCGGCCACTCTATTTCCCGCGCCGGATCATCAACGAGCTGGTCGACCAGCCCTCCGGGACGCCGCTGACCGATTGCGACATTCTGTCACCGCTCGGCCCCTACCATTATCCGGAGCGCCACCGCGCCCGCATCCAGTCCTGGTTCCAGCCGCGCCCGGTATGGATGCCCTGGGTCGCCCCGGCGGTGGAGCGGCTGCGGGCGCTTGGCAACACGGTGGTGGCGTTGCACATCCGGCGTGGCGATTTCGTCCTTTTCCGCTACACCATCACCGAGACGGCGTGGTATGTGGACTGGCTGAACGGGATCTGGAAGGATCTGGACCGGCCGGTGCTCTACATCGCATCGGACGATCCCGCCATTGTCCAGGACTTCGCCGCCTTCCACCCGGTGACGCTGAACGATATCGCGGAACCTTGGGCTGGGCTGGAATATCTCCAGGATTTCCATGTCCTGGCCAATGCCGATATCCTCGGCGTCAGCGCCCAGAGCGGCTTCAGCCGGCTGGCCGCCTTGCTGAACACCCGTGCCCGGCTGTTCGTCGAGCCCGATGCCGAGGCGGGGCGGGTCCAGCCCTACTCTCCCTGGACCCCTGACGACCATCCTGAGCAAGCCTCTTGA